The Felis catus isolate Fca126 chromosome B2, F.catus_Fca126_mat1.0, whole genome shotgun sequence region CCACCTGCCGTTTTTATGCGTGCATTCACCTCCACAACCTGCCTCATGACATGTCACGCCCCTCAGACAGTCTCTCCCTCTATATGCCCCAAAGTCAACAGTCTTAACCCTCCTCACATCACAGAACGCTCGGGTGACCTGAGAAGGCCACTCCCAGTTCTAAGGAAATTGATACAGGGACCTACAGCATGGGTGGCTTTGCCCAGTCTGGCCTCCCCCACCCAAGGCTCAGCGTCCCCTCGTGACAGACTCTTGTTCCTTCTCCTACCCTCTGTTCTCCCCGCTGTGCAGTGTGGGGCACCAGGATGGGGGCCTCCAGTTCAGTGGGGGAGATGACAGAGCCACGAGTCCCCAGGGTGAAGATGGTGTTCCTGCTGCGGAGGGAAGGCTTCGAGAAGAATCGTGAAGGGTCAGGGAAAATAATAAGATCACAACTGTGACAGACTCAGAGACCCAGTGCCTTCAGGGACTGGAGGCAGCTAGACACAGCCTAGATGTCCTTCCTTCCCAGTACCAGGACCTCACTCTACCTGATACTTGTGAATAGGCTTCAGAGAGCTTCTATCCTCCCTGATACCATATGCAAAACCATGTGTCAAAATGATGTGTGCCTTTTTCTGGGGAGGAAGGCCACAGCCTTCATCACATTCTCAAAGGTTTTGGttacaaagaaaaaggcaagaagcAATGCCTTTGAGGCTGAGCTGGAAGTACCCTCCCTGTCAAGGGCTAGTATGTGGGTTTCTCAGGTCTAGGATATCTTTCTTTGCTGTGTCTTCCACGCCCATTAGATCATCCTTCTCAGCCACTTCCTCGtactagaaaaaagagaaaagagaactgaTAACCATCTCTTCCTATAGTGATAAAAAATTTTTGTCTACTGTCCAGCCTTGCCCAGAGGTGGTCCCTCTTCCCAGCCCACGTTCCTAGGaatgcctctctccctggcctcaCCTGCACTTTCATGAGCCGCCCCAGGTAAGAGCGATAATAAGACAGGTAGATCTTGCTCAGTGTTTCCACATATTCATCCCTGATCTCCTTTGCTGTTGCTCGTTCATTGCCCAGTAGAAACTGATAGAAGAACCTGGAGGGGCCAGGGATGAGTCAGTATCCCTGCCTCCCCAAGAAAGCAGACACTACAATGGGCTGCTCAATACTTCAGAGGCCATCCTGAGCCCTTCCTTCAGGTGGTGACCTGTATTTCAGCAGTGCCGTCTGGGGGATCTGATAGTTGGTCATTGGTTTTCTGAAGGAATAAATCTTCTGCAGGATGAATTCTCGGATCTTCGTCACTGCCTAGACACGGGGAACCAAACACAGGGCATGAAGCTGCAACCTTATTACTGTTCAGGAAGTGGTGGGGGAAGTACCAAATGTTAAATACTGGAGGATGAAGGGTAGAGAATACCTCTtcagtatttctttaaattttcaggGGAAGCCAGAGACGTGAGGATGAGGTCTGCCAGGTAAAGGTAGGGTGAAGTTTTGGGGAAAAGCTACAATGAGCGCTGCCAGGGAAATCTAAGTTGAAGGTGTCAGGAAGAGTATTATCATCTCTGGGCTATCATCCCCATCTCTCACCTTGACCCGGAGCCGGTCGAGTATGCCTCTGACATCTGCACAGGCCGCTGTGCCTCTAGCCTCCTGCTCTCGGACTGCAGCTGCCTTGGCATCCAGTTCCTGTAGCTGTTCCAGGAACCTGGGCTCTGTCACTGGGGCCTCCAGAATTGCCCTGGGTAGCAGGGATGGGTGGAAGGGGTTAGGAGGGAGACCCAGACATTCCTAGATCCCAAACCGTATCCCTTATATCCACcgtctcctctcccttctcacaCTGTATCACGTAGTCAGGATACATGCACAAAGTTCCTGGaacctctccccctgctcccatGCCCATAAGCCTTGAAACTGCTCACTACATGCCTGACCCTGGATGATTCCTAATCTTGGATGCCTAACGCATGCATCAAGATTGAAAGGGCTGTCAACCCACCCAACAGTTTCTGGAAGGCACCTGATGACATGAAGCCAGGAGACCCACGTGATAAGTAAGGTAGGTCACCCCAGCCCATCTACCTGCTACAGACATTGTGACTCTTCAAACTGGCAACTCACGTGATCAGAGCAGAGGGCACTATCAGACCATCGACAAGTTCCCCAAGTTTCCCCCGAACTGCCTGGCGGTTTCGAAGCCGAATGTTCATGGCTCCTGACTGTTCCTGCAGTGTCCGGATCTCAGAGCTGATAGAGCTGAGGTCACTCTGAAAAGCTCCCAACATCTGCTCCATGCgctggggggaggacagagatgTTGCTGGAGCACCACAGGGTAGGTAGGGGACAAATGGGCCACCTAAGTTTATTGAAGTCTTCAGTATCAGTCCATGAGGGTAGCAGGTGATGAGGTAAAAAGCACCCCAAAGGTCACTGGCAAGCAACATTAGTTATGGCAGTAACAACAAGAAAGGCTGCTGAGGTCACCCTGAAAATGAATCTAACTATCCCCATCTGAGGCTGATGACCTAAAGAATGGCACCAGACACCGTGATCTGGTTCAGGGTTATTAGGGATCACAGGTCATGGTTACTAACCTCAAGAACAGCATCGCAGGCTGTAATCTGGTTGTGCAGAGATGCTATGTTCTCACTCTCTTGGATATCTGACCCACAAAAAGTCAAGGGGCCTCGCCATAAAGTTGGAGATTCTCAGACCTGCAGGACCTCTCCAGTTTCTCCCTGAGATGACAGAAACTTCAGAGACAAGAtgtcagcccccacccccaccccaggctgcctgCACCATACTCCACAAAATCCCTATTTTAATaacatcacccattttctctaCTGGAGGATACAATCCCGAATGGACTTCTGCTCAATCTGCTGTAGCTCCAGCTCAACCTGCTTTGAATAGTGTCGGAGATCCACGCCCTGGGAGAACAGAAACATGGCAGCTTAGGAGAAAGTCACAGTGAAGGGACACTGGGACAGAATCAACACAGGACTAGAGAATAAGACACCAGGGTAACATTATAAGTCCAAGagactgtttccttttttaattatttgaaggGAGGGTAAGTGGAGGGGCAGATCAGTATAGCCGAAAGCCTCACCGTTTTAAGAGCTTCCTTTACTAATTCATCCTCCAGATTTGCCTGAATGTGAACTGGAAATAGAAGTTTATCGTAAGGGTCCAGCTCCAcagctccctctcccccaactgAACATCTGTCCACCAATCCCAGCCTTATTATTTCCAGCCCCCTTGCTTCTCAGATCCTCATAAGCAGTCTGCATCCACCTCTATCACTTACCATCCACTTCATCCAGGATGAATTCATCAGAGGAGATGTCCAACTCTCCAAGTTGCAATGGCTCCTGAAGACCAGGACCACCCCCCTGGAGAGGGACAGGTTAATGGGAAAGGACACAGGAAGAACATAGGGAGAACAAATATAATGGGATAATCCGCAAACCTTCATGGcatggtgggagaggggagaggaggacgGGCCGGAGTTTACTAGGGAGCCATACGTACTGAGTCAAAAAATTCCAAGAGTTTCACATTGTACCCAATCTACTACTTGGGGCTTATAGGTAGGGAATACGACAAAGAAACAGGCAACCCACGGAGAGTAGAGGTGTCCCAATGGGAAAAATCAGGAGTTGCAGAGGACAGATCAAAACTTACAGTTGAATGCAGGCTTTTCCAGACTCCTGCTATCTCAAGTGTTCTATCAACAATCCCTCTGGGGAGCACCAGCCTTTCTAGAAACGTCAGCTAACACATAGCTTTTACCTGCGTGCCAGGTGCCACCCTTCATATACTCATTCATCTCACCATAATAACCAACAATCTATATGGTACGTCTTATTATTTCGTTCACTTTACATGTGTATAAAGCACGACCGAGAGACTGGTTAACTTGCCCCAAGACACACAGCGTGTAAGTGGCAAAACTGGAACTGGAACCCAATCTGACTAGAGAAGCCATGTTCTTAACCTTTACACTACACTGCTTCTCCATCCTGCCCCCAAATCTGGAAATTAATTGAAATTGTGCCTCTGGGAAATTGACTCTTGGCCACTCTGTTTCCGGCTCAGACTCAAGTCGGGTCCCAAGGAGGGGGTATGGAAAGCCAAACAGGTAGCATCATCGGTAGCAGTCGGGCTCCCACCCTTGTGCCTAAACCCAGCCCAGGCCTTTCTGACTCGAGGACGACCGGACAAGACTCCGTAAGAGAAAGAGCCCCGCGTTCTCACCAgcgggccctcctcctcctccatatCTGAGGCCCCAGCCCGCAACATCAGCTCTCGGGCAGCTGCCGCCATGGTCGCAGCGGCGGCCATTCCGCGCAGCCTCACTTCCGGCAGCTGTCAGTCGCCGAGTCCGTCCCTGGAGTGGAACTACAAATTCTAGAAGGTCTTGAGGAGCGCGAAATCGTTCCCAGATATTTGAATTAAGTTGTTTGACTCCAACCTTCCCTCTTCAGCCCTAACCACTTCACCCAACTGAAAACGGGAATTGGAAGTCTTAAGCACTATTCCATCCCGGAACCTTTGCCGCTCTCACACCAAAGAACTTTACGAATTGTAAAGGGAGGCAGCACCGGAAGTTGTAGCCATCAATAGCGACTCCCAGAAGTCGACTAGGCTCTGGCACAATTTCCTGAAGCGCTCCTGCAAGATAGCTCCGCCTCTTCCGTCTGGTAGCTATATAAGGGTACGACGTCACTTCCGTTCTCTCTTCCACAGGAGGCCTACACGCCGCCGCTGGGGCCGCCGCCATGGTAAGCTTGGGGTTAGTGGCGGGATCTGGCGACATCGGAACTGGGACACAGAAAGTCTGCTATTAGGAGGCCGGAAATGGCCTATTCTCCGGGTTCGTAACTTTCTGTGCGAGTCTTTGGATGGCGCCCCCCGGGGAAGAATAACTAAAGACATCTGGGGAGTGGGCCAAAGGAAGAGTCCCTCCCAGAGCGCTCGAAAGCGGCGAAAAGGTTGGGCGTGAATGGGGACCTCCAGTGTCTGCCACTCAGAGTGTACTTTTGGGAACGGGCAGAAGACCTCCCCCCTCCTAAAGGTTGCGTTTTCCTGGGCCTGAACACTTCATGTCCTGTTGTCTGCAGCACTGAGGAGAGTTTGTTGTGAGAAAActgaaggggggggagggggtcgtTGCTCCCTGTGTGACAAGCTTAACGTTACTGTTTGATAGTAGTTCATTCGTGATGTCTGGTTTCTCCCCCAATCTCTGTCAGTCTCTAGTAATCCCTGAGAAGTTCCAGCACATTTTGCGAGTACTCAACACCAATATCGATGGGCGGCGGAAGATAGCCTTTGCCATCACTGCAATTAAGGTAAAGTAGAGTAAGGAATGGAGACTGAAAAATGATACTTAGGTTAAGACAGCTGTAAGTGAGGCAGGGTTGAAGAAACACACGTCCCAACTAGCtgggtaaaaacaaaagaatggttAAAAGAGTGATTAATTCCCCTAATCCCTGGCCACATTCACCCCAGAAGGTAAGTAAAGAAAGCCAGAGAACAGTCTGAGTAGAAGCCAAGATAATTTTAGGGGAAAGGGAGTGGGTTCCTTTGTCTACCAGAATTCACTAAAATTTTACTGGACCATCAGCCATGATCCTCTTGTGAGGTTTGTTCTAAATTTGGTTTCTGATTCCTACAGGAGTGCATCATAACAGCAGCCATCACTGTGGGAATACATACACCCTAGAAATTGTATAATTGCAcattggggggggtggggggtacataGAAATGCCAACAGATTCCCAGCATGAAGAAACCAATAGTTGGGAAGTAGGAGGGTGTCACTACATCATGAGCAGGTTGTTTAACTCTGATGCCAGAGGTGAATGAAACGCATTTCCTGTTTCTGTTGATGGGAACAAGTGTTTGGTTCATTCTGTGAATTAGGTCAGGGAGCACAGGCTTGGATGATTCCCTTCACCAACCTGATGAATTGGCCTTCCAGATGGAGACATTATTCTATTGTAGTTTTTGGCCCGTACGTATAATTGTGGAATGGCTGAGTGtgttttctccccttctgtgGACATCATGGGGGCGGGTATAGTCCCTGTCTTGCTCACAATCCCCTGCTTCTGGTGCATAATTGGTGTATTTATGCAGTGTTAGGGAATGGATCCAGGATACTGTAGCCtggtttcaaaaaatttaaaggagacaaatacaaaataactTGTTAATTTAGAATTGTATATCCTAGCTTTGATTCATCACATCaaattcctttgctttttcatgttATACTGCAGGAAGCACAGCTTTCGTTTTTTCTTAAACGGTGTATAAAAAGATTGCTTTCTTTGGTTATTATGTGAAACTAGTAAGATGGTGTAAAATATAGTACCCTTTTCAAGCGTTGTTATGAGGCTAAAATGGGATAGTGAATACAGACAGGCACAGCATACAGATGTATATGGCAGGCTCAGTTCCaggcaataaagtgagtcaaatgaatctTTTGGTTTCTTGTTGCATATGCAAGTTATATTTACACTGTAGTCAATATTAAGTGTGTAGgattatgtctaaaaaaatgtgtgtaccttgatttaaaaatactttattgctggaAGAAATGCTAATCATGAGTTTTCAAGGAGTCATAATCACAGATCACTATAATGACTATAATATTTAactaaaaagtgaaatattgtgagaattaccaaaatgtgacaccaGCACAATGCTTTTAGGAAAATGGCACCGATAGATTCGTTTGACACAGAATTTGCCATAAGCCTTCATTgtgtaaaagaacaaaaaccacaatATCTGCACAGTGCAATGAAATGAGATGTGCCTGTATAAAAGATGGTGATGGCTAATGGAATGCTTGTGTtaatccctttctctctgcctctttgaaATTAACTGGTTTTGTATTTACTTTCATTAAATATGTGTTTGTAGTCCACTTAACAATTTAACCAAAGGACTTAAAGGTAATTTGTGAATTTTGTAATAAGTCTTATTACACTTTGCTTATCACTGGGAAAGGTTATTCCTAGAGATAGACGATACAGAGGTTTTTGCTAATTGTGTGGAGAGCCAGCAAATGCACCTAGCTCTTTGCTGAGAGAACTAAAGCTTGGAGAAGATCTTTTCTAAGGATCcataattggggggggggggttaataaTTAGAAACTGGAAGAAAGTGGAGGCTGGGTATGagggattcctcaaaaaaaaaaaaaggtaagattaATTGGATGGGGAAGGATGAAGAATGGAAACTGACTCAAGCAGAAGAGGATATTGAGAAATAATACAGACCTTATCAGATTATTGTATACCAACGATCCTTTCCTAATTGTTTCGTTTCCACTTGAAGACTTTTGCTGTGTCTATTTAAGGTTCTCTGGTTTTCTGCCTTTCCTCTAAATCAGGGGGATACTGCCATCTGTGGGTTACTTGGAAACCTGGGAAGTAACCCACTGGCCATGTTTGAAGAATTCAGGTCCTGTCCCATGAGTAACACCGCATTAAATACTTTCTGAGAGTAATATTAATTTGGTGCCAACTCTTCTATTATATGGTCTAGGCCATTGGGCTACAAATAATGAGTGATGGTTCCTTGAGTATACTCTTCTGGATGGAGAAAACAGAGGTGGTCTCCTTG contains the following coding sequences:
- the VPS52 gene encoding vacuolar protein sorting-associated protein 52 homolog isoform X1 translates to MAAAATMAAAARELMLRAGASDMEEEEGPLGGGPGLQEPLQLGELDISSDEFILDEVDVHIQANLEDELVKEALKTGVDLRHYSKQVELELQQIEQKSIRDYIQESENIASLHNQITACDAVLERMEQMLGAFQSDLSSISSEIRTLQEQSGAMNIRLRNRQAVRGKLGELVDGLIVPSALITAILEAPVTEPRFLEQLQELDAKAAAVREQEARGTAACADVRGILDRLRVKAVTKIREFILQKIYSFRKPMTNYQIPQTALLKYRFFYQFLLGNERATAKEIRDEYVETLSKIYLSYYRSYLGRLMKVQYEEVAEKDDLMGVEDTAKKGFFSKPSLRSRNTIFTLGTRGSVISPTELEAPILVPHTAQRGEQRYPFEALFRSQHYALLDNSCREYLFICEFFVVSGSAAHELFNAVMGRTLSMTLKHLESYLTDCYDAIAVFLCIHIVLRFRNIAAKRDVPALDRYWEQVLALLWPRFELILEMNVQSVRSTDPQRLGGLDTRPHYITRRYAEFSSALVSINQTIPNERTMQLLGQLQVEVENFVLRVAAEFSSRKEQLVFLINNYDMMLGVLMERAADDSKEVESFQQLLNARTQEFIEELLSPPFGGLVAFVKEAEALIERGQAERLRGEEARVTQLIRGFGSSWKSSVESLSQDVMRSFTNFRNGTSIIQGALTQLIQLYHRFHRVLSQPQLRALPARAELINIHHLMVELKKHKPNF
- the VPS52 gene encoding vacuolar protein sorting-associated protein 52 homolog isoform X2; this encodes MAAAATMAAAARELMLRAGASDMEEEEGPLGGGPGLQEPLQLGELDISSDEFILDEVDVHIQANLEDELVKEALKTGVDLRHYSKQVELELQQIEQKSIRDYIQESENIASLHNQITACDAVLERMEQMLGAFQSDLSSISSEIRTLQEQSGAMNIRLRNRQAVRGKLGELVDGLIVPSALITAILEAPVTEPRFLEQLQELDAKAAAVREQEARGTAACADVRGILDRLRVKAVTKIREFILQKIYSFRKPMTNYQIPQTALLKYRFFYQFLLGNERATAKEIRDEYVETLSKIYLSYYRSYLGRLMKVQYEEVAEKDDLMGVEDTAKKGFFSKPSLRSRNTIFTLGTRGSVISPTELEAPILVPHTAQRGEQRKHLESYLTDCYDAIAVFLCIHIVLRFRNIAAKRDVPALDRYWEQVLALLWPRFELILEMNVQSVRSTDPQRLGGLDTRPHYITRRYAEFSSALVSINQTIPNERTMQLLGQLQVEVENFVLRVAAEFSSRKEQLVFLINNYDMMLGVLMERAADDSKEVESFQQLLNARTQEFIEELLSPPFGGLVAFVKEAEALIERGQAERLRGEEARVTQLIRGFGSSWKSSVESLSQDVMRSFTNFRNGTSIIQGALTQLIQLYHRFHRVLSQPQLRALPARAELINIHHLMVELKKHKPNF